Proteins encoded by one window of Lactobacillus paragasseri:
- a CDS encoding DNA-directed RNA polymerase subunit alpha yields the protein MIEFEKPNITVVDQEEAYGKFVVEPLERGFGTTLGNSLRRVLLTSIPGTALSYIQIDGVLHEFSTIPGVREDVTKIILNLKKLELKSLSDEEKIAEIDVTGPAIVTAADLKVDSDIEVLNPDQYICSIADGGHLHMNVAIKNGRGYVPASENKTDDMPIGVIPVDSLFSPIKKVNYQVESARVGKRDDYDKLTLEIWTDGSITPNDALSFAAKILVEHFKVFMSTDMDAQFDDVMVEKEDDKNEKKLEMTIEELDLSVRSYNCLKRAGINTVQELTDKSEADMMRVRNLGRKSLEEVKNKLAELGLSLRQDD from the coding sequence ATGATTGAATTTGAAAAACCAAATATTACCGTAGTAGACCAAGAGGAGGCATACGGTAAGTTTGTTGTCGAACCACTGGAACGCGGTTTCGGGACTACTTTAGGTAACTCACTCCGTCGAGTTTTACTTACTTCTATTCCAGGTACGGCACTTTCTTATATTCAGATTGATGGTGTGTTACATGAATTTTCAACAATTCCTGGCGTTAGAGAAGACGTCACAAAAATTATTCTTAATTTGAAGAAACTAGAGTTAAAGTCACTCTCAGATGAAGAAAAAATTGCCGAAATCGATGTAACTGGTCCAGCAATCGTAACTGCTGCTGACTTAAAGGTCGACTCTGATATTGAGGTCTTAAATCCAGATCAATATATTTGTAGTATTGCTGATGGTGGCCATTTGCATATGAACGTTGCGATCAAGAATGGTCGTGGTTATGTTCCCGCAAGTGAAAACAAGACTGATGACATGCCTATTGGCGTCATCCCCGTTGATTCACTCTTTTCACCAATCAAAAAAGTTAACTACCAAGTTGAAAGTGCTCGTGTTGGTAAAAGAGACGATTATGACAAATTAACTTTAGAAATTTGGACTGATGGTTCAATCACACCTAATGATGCCCTTAGTTTCGCTGCGAAGATTCTTGTAGAACACTTCAAAGTATTTATGTCTACTGATATGGATGCGCAGTTTGATGATGTAATGGTAGAAAAAGAGGACGATAAGAATGAGAAAAAGCTTGAGATGACGATCGAAGAGCTTGACTTATCTGTTCGTTCATATAACTGCTTGAAACGTGCAGGAATTAATACTGTTCAAGAATTAACTGATAAATCTGAAGCAGATATGATGCGCGTACGTAACTTAGGACGTAAGTCATTAGAAGAAGTAAAGAATAAACTTGCCGAACTTGGTCTATCACTTCGTCAAGATGACTAA
- the rplQ gene encoding 50S ribosomal protein L17 → MAYRKLGRDSAHRKAMLREMTTQLIMNERIVTTETRAKEIRKTTEKMITLGKRGDLSARRKAAAFVRNEIADIHEEKDAVVVKSALQKLFSDIAPRYKDRNGGYTRMYKLANPRKGDAAPMVIIELV, encoded by the coding sequence ATGGCATACCGTAAATTAGGTCGCGATAGTGCACATAGAAAAGCAATGCTTAGAGAAATGACTACCCAATTGATCATGAACGAACGCATTGTTACTACTGAAACCCGTGCTAAAGAAATCCGTAAAACTACCGAAAAGATGATTACTTTGGGTAAACGCGGTGATTTAAGTGCTAGAAGAAAGGCTGCTGCTTTTGTTCGTAATGAAATTGCTGATATTCATGAAGAAAAAGATGCAGTTGTTGTAAAATCAGCACTTCAAAAACTTTTCAGTGACATTGCACCTCGTTACAAAGACCGTAATGGTGGTTACACTAGAATGTACAAGTTAGCTAACCCACGTAAGGGTGATGCTGCTCCAATGGTAATCATTGAATTAGTTTAA
- a CDS encoding energy-coupling factor transporter ATPase, which produces MKDNIVTVEHLSFTYKDSEEPAVKDVSFSIPKGTWTTLVGHNGSGKSTIARLLNGILLPDDNPNTLINIDGITLTEKTMWDIRDRVGIVFQNPDNQFVGATVEDDVAFGLENRQVPRTKMKSIVQDVLNQVEMIAFQESEPQYLSGGQKQRVAIAGILAIGPKLIILDESTSMLDPAGKSKILRLIKKLQKENELTIFSITHDINEAVHADQILVLNKGSLLASGSPGDIFKDDSLIRSAGLDLPLFYKIKNKLINEGIGIPQEVNTEEKLVNYLCQLNSKM; this is translated from the coding sequence ATGAAAGACAATATAGTAACCGTCGAGCATCTTTCTTTTACTTATAAAGACAGTGAGGAACCTGCAGTAAAAGATGTTAGTTTTTCAATTCCTAAAGGTACTTGGACCACTTTGGTTGGTCATAACGGAAGTGGAAAATCAACTATTGCTCGTTTATTGAATGGTATTCTTTTACCAGATGATAATCCTAATACTTTGATCAATATCGATGGTATAACTCTAACTGAAAAAACTATGTGGGATATTAGAGATCGTGTGGGAATTGTATTTCAAAATCCTGATAATCAGTTTGTGGGAGCTACGGTTGAAGATGATGTAGCTTTTGGTTTAGAGAACCGTCAAGTCCCTCGTACCAAAATGAAAAGCATTGTTCAGGATGTACTTAATCAAGTAGAAATGATAGCTTTTCAAGAAAGTGAACCCCAATATCTTTCTGGTGGTCAAAAGCAAAGAGTTGCTATTGCAGGAATTTTAGCAATTGGTCCGAAATTGATAATTCTAGATGAATCAACGAGTATGCTTGACCCAGCAGGAAAGTCAAAAATTCTTAGGCTTATAAAAAAATTACAAAAAGAAAATGAGCTAACAATATTTTCAATTACGCATGATATTAATGAAGCGGTGCACGCAGACCAGATTTTAGTTTTAAATAAAGGCAGCTTGCTGGCTAGCGGTTCGCCTGGAGATATATTTAAAGATGATTCTCTTATTAGAAGCGCGGGGTTAGATCTTCCTTTATTTTATAAAATAAAAAATAAGCTAATAAATGAAGGAATAGGTATCCCGCAAGAAGTCAATACTGAGGAAAAGTTGGTGAACTATTTGTGTCAATTGAATTCAAAAATGTAG
- a CDS encoding energy-coupling factor transporter ATPase codes for MSIEFKNVDYIYAPETPFQTQGLADISFKIKSGSFVAIAGHTGSGKSTLMQHFDGLLLPSSGAVNIDDKTITSNTSSKSLKEIRKKVGLVFQFPESQLFEETVLKDVMFGPLNFGFSEQKAKEQAIEWIEKVGLSEQVMNKSPFELSGGQMRRVAIAGVMAYEPDILCLDEPAAGLDPEGQKQMFDIFKNYQQEGHTVILISHNMDDISQYADDMLVLEHGRLIKHASPKEVFSDPNWVKEHFLDEPATSKFARELEKGGFQFSEMPLTIDSLVNKIANELKAKGGNE; via the coding sequence GTGTCAATTGAATTCAAAAATGTAGATTATATTTATGCGCCAGAAACTCCATTTCAGACTCAAGGATTAGCTGATATATCTTTTAAAATAAAAAGTGGCTCATTTGTTGCAATTGCTGGTCATACGGGAAGTGGTAAATCTACCTTAATGCAGCATTTTGATGGCTTATTATTGCCAAGTAGTGGAGCAGTTAATATTGATGATAAGACTATAACTTCTAACACTTCTAGCAAGTCTTTAAAAGAAATTAGAAAAAAAGTTGGTTTAGTATTCCAGTTTCCTGAAAGCCAATTGTTTGAAGAAACAGTTCTTAAAGATGTCATGTTTGGACCGCTTAATTTTGGCTTTTCGGAGCAAAAGGCTAAAGAACAAGCTATTGAGTGGATAGAAAAAGTGGGTTTATCTGAGCAAGTTATGAATAAATCTCCCTTCGAACTTTCTGGTGGACAGATGCGCCGAGTAGCAATTGCTGGCGTAATGGCTTATGAACCAGACATTTTATGTTTGGATGAACCAGCTGCTGGCTTAGATCCTGAAGGACAGAAGCAAATGTTTGATATATTTAAAAATTATCAACAGGAAGGACATACTGTCATTTTGATCTCGCATAATATGGATGATATCAGTCAATATGCAGATGATATGCTGGTTCTTGAACATGGTCGTTTAATAAAGCATGCAAGTCCAAAGGAAGTTTTTTCTGATCCTAACTGGGTAAAGGAGCATTTTTTAGATGAGCCTGCTACTAGTAAATTTGCTAGAGAATTAGAAAAGGGTGGCTTTCAATTTTCAGAAATGCCTTTAACTATTGATTCTTTAGTAAATAAAATTGCGAATGAATTAAAGGCGAAAGGAGGAAATGAATGA
- a CDS encoding energy-coupling factor transporter transmembrane component T family protein, with amino-acid sequence MSKIIIGRYIPGNSVVYKMDPRGKIIATFLFIVIIFLANNWLSYLFLSFFTLLAVGATKLKPKVFWDGVKPLIWLILFTSVLQLFFTTGGKIYWHWGIFNVSEYGIQNSIFIFIRFVMIILISTVLTLTTTSLEIADGMEWILRPLGYLKVPVAQIALVMSIALRFVPTLLDQAVRIMNAQRARGADFNSGGLIKRIHAIIPILIPLFISSLTIAIDLATAMEARGYREGTKRTRYRVLKWSKYDWINLGYFALLTLILLLTRTY; translated from the coding sequence ATGAGTAAAATTATTATCGGTCGATATATTCCTGGGAATTCTGTCGTCTATAAGATGGATCCAAGAGGGAAAATAATCGCTACTTTTTTGTTTATTGTCATTATCTTCCTAGCTAATAACTGGTTATCCTATCTCTTTCTATCTTTTTTTACTTTACTTGCTGTTGGAGCAACTAAATTAAAACCAAAAGTATTTTGGGATGGAGTGAAGCCTTTAATTTGGCTGATCCTTTTTACATCAGTTTTACAGCTATTTTTTACTACTGGTGGAAAAATCTATTGGCATTGGGGAATTTTTAATGTTAGTGAATACGGCATTCAAAACTCTATTTTTATTTTTATTCGTTTTGTAATGATTATTTTAATTTCTACCGTTCTCACTCTGACAACAACTTCATTAGAAATTGCAGATGGAATGGAATGGATTCTAAGACCTCTTGGCTACTTAAAAGTTCCTGTAGCCCAGATTGCACTTGTAATGTCGATAGCACTCCGTTTTGTACCGACTTTGTTAGATCAGGCTGTTAGAATTATGAACGCTCAGAGGGCACGTGGAGCAGATTTTAATAGTGGTGGATTAATTAAAAGAATTCATGCAATTATTCCAATTTTAATTCCTTTATTCATTAGTTCCTTAACAATTGCAATTGATTTAGCTACTGCAATGGAAGCTAGAGGCTATCGAGAAGGGACAAAAAGGACGCGCTATCGTGTTTTAAAATGGTCAAAGTATGATTGGATTAATCTGGGATATTTTGCCCTCTTGACGCTGATTTTATTACTTACAAGGACATATTAA
- the truA gene encoding tRNA pseudouridine(38-40) synthase TruA has protein sequence MTTRYKLTMAYDGHLFHGFQIQPKERTVQGVIEEALKKMTKGKRVVVHGSGRTDAGVHAKGQVIHFDYPGKEIPAKNMMLALNALMPIDTVFFDSEIVNSDFHVQYSTKGKWYRYIVDQHRFTDPFNRFYTGHYPYPLDIDLMQKAAKDLIGKHDFTSFAASGGQIVDKVRTIYYVNITSDPDNKKIIFDFIGNGFLYNMVRILVGTLLEIGNKKRPVDDIPRVLAAKDRQEVRTTAPASGLYLQHVFYEEVPKKYRLDLKKD, from the coding sequence ATGACTACGAGATATAAGTTGACAATGGCATATGATGGACACCTTTTTCATGGCTTTCAAATTCAGCCTAAGGAGCGGACTGTGCAAGGCGTAATTGAAGAAGCACTAAAAAAGATGACCAAAGGAAAACGGGTAGTGGTGCATGGATCTGGAAGAACTGATGCTGGTGTTCATGCTAAAGGTCAAGTTATCCACTTTGACTATCCAGGAAAAGAAATTCCAGCTAAAAATATGATGCTTGCTCTAAATGCATTAATGCCAATTGATACAGTTTTTTTTGATAGTGAAATTGTTAATTCAGATTTTCATGTGCAATATTCTACTAAAGGAAAATGGTATCGCTATATTGTAGATCAACATCGTTTTACTGATCCTTTTAACCGTTTTTATACGGGACATTATCCATATCCGTTAGATATTGATTTGATGCAGAAGGCTGCTAAAGACTTGATCGGAAAACATGATTTTACTAGTTTTGCAGCAAGTGGTGGACAAATTGTTGATAAGGTACGAACAATTTATTACGTAAATATCACTTCTGATCCAGATAATAAAAAAATTATTTTTGATTTTATTGGAAATGGATTTTTATATAACATGGTTAGAATTTTAGTTGGTACTTTACTGGAGATTGGTAATAAAAAACGTCCAGTTGATGATATACCGAGAGTTTTAGCAGCAAAAGATCGACAAGAAGTTCGCACAACAGCACCAGCAAGTGGATTATATTTGCAGCATGTTTTTTATGAAGAAGTTCCTAAAAAATATCGATTAGACCTTAAAAAAGATTGA
- the rplM gene encoding 50S ribosomal protein L13: MRTTPLAKTSDIKRKWYVIDATDVSLGRLSTAVASILRGKNKPQYTPNVDTGDYVIVVNAGKLKLTGKKATDKIYYHHSDYRGGLRATPAGELLAKNPVRLVELSVKGMLPKNTLGHQEFMKMHVYAGEDHEHAAQKPEKLDINELI; encoded by the coding sequence GTGCGTACTACCCCATTAGCTAAAACTAGTGATATTAAACGTAAGTGGTATGTTATCGATGCGACTGATGTTTCACTTGGTCGTTTATCAACTGCTGTAGCATCAATTTTAAGAGGTAAGAATAAGCCTCAATATACACCAAATGTAGATACTGGTGATTATGTTATTGTTGTTAACGCAGGTAAATTAAAGTTGACTGGTAAAAAGGCAACTGATAAGATCTACTACCACCACTCAGATTACCGTGGTGGTTTAAGAGCTACTCCTGCCGGTGAATTATTAGCTAAGAACCCAGTAAGATTAGTTGAATTATCTGTAAAGGGCATGTTGCCAAAGAATACTCTTGGTCACCAAGAATTCATGAAGATGCATGTTTACGCTGGTGAAGACCACGAACACGCAGCACAAAAGCCTGAAAAATTAGACATCAACGAATTAATCTAG
- the rpsI gene encoding 30S ribosomal protein S9 gives MAQQAAYAGTGRRKDSVARVRLVPGNGQITINKEDVTKYIPYPNLVQDMKQPLALTETEGQYNVEVNVNGGGFSGQAGAIRLGIARALLEVDPDFRGPLKKAGMLTRDPRMKERKKPGLKKARKASQFSKR, from the coding sequence ATGGCACAACAAGCAGCTTACGCTGGAACTGGTCGTCGTAAAGATTCTGTTGCCCGCGTACGTTTAGTACCAGGTAACGGTCAAATTACCATTAACAAAGAAGACGTAACTAAGTACATTCCATACCCTAACTTGGTTCAAGATATGAAGCAACCATTAGCATTAACTGAAACTGAAGGTCAATACAACGTTGAAGTTAATGTTAACGGTGGTGGTTTCTCAGGACAAGCTGGTGCAATTCGTTTAGGTATTGCACGTGCACTTCTTGAAGTTGACCCAGATTTCCGTGGTCCACTTAAGAAGGCTGGCATGTTAACTCGTGACCCAAGAATGAAGGAAAGAAAGAAGCCAGGTTTGAAGAAAGCCCGCAAAGCTTCACAATTCTCAAAGCGTT